The Chrysiogenia bacterium genome segment GGCTGTGGGTCGAGGTTGTTGCGGAAGAAGGTTTCCTCTCCGGTGGAGAGATACTGAAACGGCAGCGGTCTGCGCCAGGCGGGATACTGTTCGGGCAGACCCTCGGAATAGGCTTCGGGCTGCATCTCGTGGGTCGAGAGCGCCTCGCCCTCTTTCTTGGCCTCCAGCACGCCGATGGCCTTGCCTTCTACATATAAAAGGTAGTCCACCTGCCCGTGACCAGGCTTCATCGGCACCTCGCGAATCGCCTGCGCCGGTGCGGACGGATTGATCTCATCGCGGTCCACCACCTCCCAACCAGCTGCCACGAGCTGGCGGTCGATGTTCACGCGCGCTTTTTCTTCAGGAGTGGTCACACCCGTCCACCCGATCCCCCGCCTTGTTCGTGTTCGGAACAGGGCATTAGTAGCGCCTTTTTGACTTTGCCGGTAGTGTGACACGGATTGTCATTGATTGCTGGCAGAATTCGACCAGGTTGCTGCGATTTACGGGAAAGCGGACGCCCGACTACGATTTTGCCCCGTCCATTGAGGGAGTGCTGCCATGACGCGAAGCTCGAAGGGGGTGGGTCCGGATGCGAAACCGGCCGCGACGAGGCCGGGCAATGGAACCATCGCCGAAGTTCTCAATATGAATCCGGTGAGCACTTCCGGCTATGTGCGATTTGAAGTGCCAACTCCAAAAGCACGATCGATGAAAGTCGGCCATCTGGCCGACCTGTTGTTGGGTGCGGTATCCGGCAGCGCCGACTTTCTGCAGCTTCCAGCAACGATTCGCAGCAGCATCGAAAAGCCCTTGACGGATTTCCCGATTCGGGATTTCCAGGAGATCTACCGATGGGCGTCGGATCGAGATGCGCCGTTTCCCCCGTTGCTTGCTCGCGAGAGAAAAGTATTTACGACGCACAGCACCAGACGGCTCCAGTCGCTGCTGCCGCAGTTTGGGAATGATTTGTTCGTATATTTGGAAAGTGACTGGAGTGAAACGGAAATCCTGACTCGACGTGAGAATCATTGGCAGATCGCTTACGGCGAGCCGCCAGCGAACAAGAGATATGTTCCCCTCATCCAATGGAGAGATGAGCTCAGGGAGCGAGGGCTCTATCCTGAAGAGAAGGCCATGGCATCCCGAAACCTTTTCCCCGACGAGGTGCGCGATCCCTCGGGGGCGTTGACGGAAGGCAGCAAGAAGAGCGTGACCGTCAACGCTTATGAACGGAGCCCGCAGGCGCGGCAGGACTGCATTGCCCACTTTGGCGCCGTCTGTCAGGTATGTAATTTAGATTTCGAGGCACGCTATGGCGAGATCGGGCAGGGATTCATTCATGTTCATCACATCAAGCCGCTCAACGCCATTGGTGACACCTATCAAGTCGATCCCGTTAAAGATCTTGTGCCAGTGTGCCCCAATTGCCACGCCATGCTTCATCGGAAGGATCCGCCACTGTCGGTGCAGGAGCTTAGGGAGCGGCTGACGAACTAGGCTACAAGCCCAACAATCTACAAGTTCGTCGTAGGGTGAATTTCCGGGACGTAGCCTGCCCGAATGATTTCAATCGTCGGCTGCGGTGTGAGCACGGTGACTTCAAGTCCGTTTGGCCGAGTGCGCCGCTCTGTGTAGCCCGACGGTGACCAGCGAAGGATCGAGTCCCCGTGCACCAGCCAGGCCGTGTCGGGATCTCCGGACAAGATAACAAGCACGCCGTCGGGTAGACTATCCAGGTTTGTCTTAAATCGAACCTGCGAGCGGTCGCGCCGCACCCGCGCGCCGTGGAGCTGCTTGTCAATTGCGGCAGATGTCACTTCGAAACCGGGAAACGCTTTCCGCCACGCACCGACGAAGGCGTTGTAGCGTGTCCGTCTGCATTCGGCGCAGGGACGGTGCCCTGCCGCAAGCGCAGTCGCTTCGTCCAGGAAGAACAGCTCGGTGTAGTTGCCCGGGGACATCAGCTCCCGCCTGCGACCCTTGAATTCGAGGGCACAGCAGACCCAGCTGTGATGCTTCCAGCGCGAGGTCCCCAACTGCTTCTTGTCATTGTGGAGAATCCCGCGATTGCCCATGAGCGTGCCCCGGGCCGGGGTGGTGATGATCTCACCAGATGGCGTGACGCGGTTCTGGAGCGGCATGGGGAGAATTGTGATGAGATTTCGCCGTTTCGGCAATTCAGCGGTCGGCCTGTGTTGTGCGTTAGCGGCAGGCGGTCATTAACTGGTAGGATCTGCCCAGTCGTGTCACTGGGTGTCGCATGGCTTCCCCGCAGTGTATTCCTTCGATTAGCCTTTTGTTCTCAGTTATCACGGGGCACGTGGGGGGCAGATGCTGAATTCAGTTGCGCATCTTCTGGTCAATGACCTGTTTGTCTGGGTCTATTGCGGTGCGATTGTCACAATCGCTTTGGCGTTGGGCATTACGCTACGACGGCATTACCGAAGTCTGCTTGTGCAGCTTACAAAGGCCGTGGAGGTCGTTGAGAAAACCGACGGCGAGGCAGGGTTTGCAGCAAACTTTGACTCGGTCTCGGACGAGATCGATCAGCTGCCTGACCTACAGCATTCGTGGGATGAATTTACTGAATGTCTGATCGACCGGCCTCGCCCGGGGCAAGAAGACGTTTACCGCAATAGCCGGGAAGCAGCGCTCTACTTCAACGACTATTCCATCATTGTTCCGAAGATCGACCTGCGTTTCTATAGTGCAATTCCCAACGCGCTGACCGGTTTTGGAATTCTGGGCACTTTTCTTGGCCTTGCCGCCGGTATTGCCATCGCAAGTCCACAGCTGAGTCCCGACAATATGGACGCGACCATGCAGGGGCTCAAGTCATTGTTGAGCGGCGCATCTTTGGCATTCCTGACCTCTATTGCAGGGCTCATCACCTCACTTGTATTTCTGGGCTTCGAGCGTCACTGGGTGTCAACATTACAGAAGAAACTCGCGGCCTTTGTGAACGCCCTCGACGAGCGGCTCCAGCTGGTAACACCCGAATGGCTGGCCGATGCGGCACTGACCGAACTGGAAAACCAGACCCGGTCGTTGCAGAACTTCAGCAACGATCTGGCTGTGACGCTTTCCGGGCAGATGGAGGAGGTTCTGGTCAAAAAATCCCTGGGGCCTGCATTGGAGAGGCTCATTTCTGCCACGGAAGGTATGCGGGAGGATCGTGGCGAATCCAACAACGAGATGATCCAGCAGATTGTCGACAAGTTCTCCGAATCCATTACCGGTTCCGCAGGCTCGGAAATGAAGGCCATGGCTGGGACGCTTTCAGGCCTTCAGGAAACTCTCCAGTCTGCCGCGAGTTCCATCAGGGGAAACCAGGAAGAGATGCAGAACGCGACTCGCCAGGTAGCTGAAAGTGTGCGAGCCGCGCTGAGTGATAGTTCCAGGGTCATGCAGGAGGAACTGACCGGCACCCTGAGCTCGATTTTGAACCGGATCGAGCAGTCGTCGAGCGCCGTAGCCGAGCGACTGCAGTCGGCGGGGGCGGATACCGCGTCCACGATCTCGGGAACACTGGATTCCCTGAGCACCTCGCTCAAATCTTCCATCGACTCCATCAATCAGAATCAGGAAGAAATGCGCCGTGCAACCAAGGAGGTCTCCGACTCCGTCGCGGCGGCCATGAGCCAGAGTTCCCAATCCGTCCAGGAGCAGCTCACGACCGCCATGAGCGAAATGCTCGCCCGGATCGGAGAGTCCAGCAGCGGCTTAGCCGAGCAGTTGCGGGCAGCTGGACAAGGGGCCGCTCAGGAGATGAATGGAACCATCGCAGCATTCGCAGAAGGAATGAGCCGCCTCAATTCGTCGACCGAGGGAACGGGGGAACTCGTTGCCGAGCTGAAAACGACGGTCACTCAGCTCCGTGAACTGAGCAGCGCCACAGGAAGCCGTCTCAAAGAGTTCGGTGATCTGGTAACCCCAATATCTGAATCGGCCCGCAACTTCAAAGAATCAGCAGACGTCACGCAGCAGGCGATGACGGCGACCCAGCGGCTGACCGAGTCACTTCAGGCATCGGTCATCCAGGCGAAGGAAACGCAGGAGAAACTGGAAGCCGTCTGGCGTGGGTATGAATCCCGCTTCTCCGGGGTGGATGAATCCCTGCGGAAGGTCTTTGTTCAACTCGATGAGGGACTCAACCGTTACACCATCGGGGTTCGGGACTTCATGGGGACGCTGGATGACCAGACGGCCAAGGTTTCTAAAGATCTTGCCGGTGCGGTTAGCGAGCTGCGTCAGGCTGTCGAAGAAATGTCCGAAGTCATGGAGCACAGGTCATGAATTCGGGAGGTTACCAGCGCCACTTCGTCGACGAAGACGGTGGTAGCTATCTTGTCTCCATCAGCGACCTGATGGCGGGCCTGATATTTCTGTTTATCATCACCTTGATGGTCTTTGCGCTGAGTTTTGGCCGGGCTGTTCAGCGACGAGCGTCACTGCAGGATACTCGGAACGAACTGCTGCGAGTCCTGGGGGACGAGCTGATTAAAAAGGGCATCACGGTCGAGGTTGTGGAAGGGGAGGGGGTGCTTCGCCTGACGGAAAAGAGCATCAAGTTCAGGAGCGGACAGGACATTCTTGATTCGGGCTCGGAATCTGCGAGCAACGTGGCATTGCTGGCGGGAATTTTACGCGAAGTGTTGCCGTGCTTCGTTCAGTCCTCGAAACTTGCATGTAAACGCGAAATCGACCGACAGAAATATCCGGCAAATGTTGAGGCACTCTTCGTCGAAGGGCATACGGACAAGACACCTGTGGGGAAAAGGTCCCGCTTTCAGGACAATTACGAACTTTCCGGCCTGAGGGCGTCAGACGTAGTGCGCCGAATGCTGGAAGCGACAGAGAATCAGCTCGACGAACTTCGAAACAGTTCCGGGCTGAAAATTCTCAGTCTCAGCGGATACGCAGACCAGCGGCCTGCGAATCGGGAAAATCCCTATGCCGATGAAAACCGGCGCATTGATCTGAGATTTATCATGGAACCACCACCGGATCGTGCCGCTACGCTTCCGACGGCTGCGCGCGAGGTCAAATCGGAGCTGGAGCATGATGCCGGGCACTGATCACAATCAGTCATTGCAGGAGTATCTCGCGCACCGTGCGAAGGCGCCACTGCCTGGGCTTTCAACGACAATTGACGACGGTCCGAAGCAGACGGAGAAAGCACTCGTTCACATTCACAATCTTCTGGGCGATACCAAGCCCAAAGAGCCGACTCCCTTCGATCTGGAGGAAACGCATCGCCGCGTCTCCGAGCTCTGGGCCCGGCAGCGCAGCCTGGAGGAGGTCAATCGGATGGACCGGCGCCGGCTGCCCTGGGTGCTGTTCTACGGAGGGGAACCCAATGAATGGTTCAGTGCGGACAGAGGATTTCGGGAGTCTTTCGGTGCCTGGCTGAAATCACAGCGTTCGGCGTCATTGGTTTCGGCATTCCTGTTTGTTCTTTTGCGGGATTACCCCAAAGACCGACCGGAGCTGAAGGGATGGTTGCAGCTGGCCAGAGAGCTCTTGGAACGGCACCGGTCCATCCGTCTGCGCAAGTGGCGGGAGCGGGAGGCGGAGTTCCAGCTGTTCTCGGAGGAGGGGCCGGAGGCCTTTGGAGAGCGTTGGTCCGCAGCGGAATCGCCCGGTGCCGGATTCCTGGAAAGCGCGGGATTCTCGCAGGGATTGGAATCCGCGCGGTTTTTGAACATTGCGGTGCAACGGTATCTGGAATGTATTCAGAATGCCCTGTCGCGAGAGCAGATCAACTCGGTTCGTTTGATGCTGTTGCTGAAACCTCTGGAAGGAAATGAAGGCCTACGGTTTCCCGAGCACAGAGTCCGAACTTTGAATGCCCTACTGAAGCCATTCCACAACAGCAAACCCGCAGATGAGCTTAAATCTGTAATCTCTGATTTTGTCTTACGACATATAGGAGATCCTCGAACACGGCGGAACGCTTGGCAGGGCGCCGATGACGCGCGTGACGTCATGCTCCGCTGGCTGGTGAGCGTGACGCTGGAGGCATTCTTCGAGATTGTCGATCAGACAGCCATGGACCAGCACTGGCATGCGCGAAAGGCATTCTGGTCGGCCTATCTGAACAACGATGCGATTCAGGACGCAAGGGTGATCCTGGGGTCACGCGCGAAAAAACTGGCGCTCTATCAATCCCAGGAGCTTCGAGGGACATTCGGGTCGCTCCGCGGCGGGGGCGGCGTGCAGGGCGGTCATTCGGTTCTTCTGATGCGAATGAACTCATTGGTAATCGCTGAGTGGAGCCATTCATCAAGTTGCTCTTTCTGGCGTATCGACGACCTACACGCGCCAGCATTTCGCCTTGGTGAGTATTCCGTCGACGAACTGAAGCAGGCAGATCGTTCGTTGAGATTCC includes the following:
- the zorA gene encoding anti-phage defense protein ZorA, translated to MLNSVAHLLVNDLFVWVYCGAIVTIALALGITLRRHYRSLLVQLTKAVEVVEKTDGEAGFAANFDSVSDEIDQLPDLQHSWDEFTECLIDRPRPGQEDVYRNSREAALYFNDYSIIVPKIDLRFYSAIPNALTGFGILGTFLGLAAGIAIASPQLSPDNMDATMQGLKSLLSGASLAFLTSIAGLITSLVFLGFERHWVSTLQKKLAAFVNALDERLQLVTPEWLADAALTELENQTRSLQNFSNDLAVTLSGQMEEVLVKKSLGPALERLISATEGMREDRGESNNEMIQQIVDKFSESITGSAGSEMKAMAGTLSGLQETLQSAASSIRGNQEEMQNATRQVAESVRAALSDSSRVMQEELTGTLSSILNRIEQSSSAVAERLQSAGADTASTISGTLDSLSTSLKSSIDSINQNQEEMRRATKEVSDSVAAAMSQSSQSVQEQLTTAMSEMLARIGESSSGLAEQLRAAGQGAAQEMNGTIAAFAEGMSRLNSSTEGTGELVAELKTTVTQLRELSSATGSRLKEFGDLVTPISESARNFKESADVTQQAMTATQRLTESLQASVIQAKETQEKLEAVWRGYESRFSGVDESLRKVFVQLDEGLNRYTIGVRDFMGTLDDQTAKVSKDLAGAVSELRQAVEEMSEVMEHRS
- a CDS encoding HNH endonuclease; translation: MASRNLFPDEVRDPSGALTEGSKKSVTVNAYERSPQARQDCIAHFGAVCQVCNLDFEARYGEIGQGFIHVHHIKPLNAIGDTYQVDPVKDLVPVCPNCHAMLHRKDPPLSVQELRERLTN